In Saprospiraceae bacterium, the sequence TCGCTTTTGGATGTGCTGCCTATGAATCTGGTAATATCCTCGGTGCTGTGTCAGGTCTTCGTTTGATCTATCCCCTGCCCACTGCTGTCTACACTTTGATCATTGTCACTCTATGCTATTTTTTACTTTCCCGAGGTAGTATTTCACAGGTATCTAAAATCATGGGGGTCGTTGTATTTATCATGGGATTGTTGTTTTGTTACCTGGCGATGACTTCTTCTATTGACATAAAAGAAATACTGGCGGGGCTTCAACCAAGGATACCTACTTCTGGAGGCAGCCTAATAATAGCCTTGATCGGGACTACGATCGTCCCTTACAATCTTTTTCTGGCCTCGGGCTTAAAATTTGATCAGTCCATATTTCAAATGAGGTTGGGCTTGGTCCTGGCCATAGGTCTGGGAGGTTTGATCAGTATCGCTATTTTATTAAGCTCTGTTTCTGTACATGGCACCTTCTCCTACCAGTCTATGTATGAAGCCATTGAGCATAAAGCAGGCACTACGGGTGCTAACTTTTTTGCTTTTGGATTGTTTGCAGCAGGATTTAGTAGCTCGATTACAGCACCTCTGGCTGCTGCCGTTTGTGGCAAGTCATTATTTGTCAATAGCGTAGCTAAAAGTAAAAATAATGATGCCAATATATATAAGTATACCTGGATCACAATTCTTAGTATAGGAGCACTGTTTGGGTTATTGCAAATCAAACCAATACCAGCCATTATAGCTGCTCAAGGCATCAATGGTCTGTTGTTACCACTTGTGTGCATCGCTTTGTATCTGGCAGTTCATGATCAAAATTTGCTTTCACGTGCATATAGACACCATCCTCGATGGAACTATGTATATCTTTTCATTATCTGGATCATTACTATGTTGGGCATTTACAATGTGCAGCATGCCATCCTGAATATGTTTGCCATAAAGTCATTTCAAGAATCGCGTATTATTTTGCTATCCGTATTGCTGAGCCTTGCATTGACTATAATTTTACAGCAGGATCATCGTACACAATCACATCAAAAAAATAATAATTAAGCTTTAAGAAGTTTATCACTGAGCTCTTCTCGCAAGAGCGGTAGGTGTCTACTCACCAATTTGATAAATGCAATCTGGGTTTGTACACTAACCAGATTAAATCCGGCATAGGGTTGTTTGTAATATATATCGCCTTCAAGGTGGTCCGTCAAAAACCTAATCGCCTGCTCTAAGGCCATTCTGACCATAGAATCAGGTATCGCCAACAATTCGCGATGAGTCAGCGTTCCTGTGGTAGCAGAGAGGTAACCTTTGATAAAATTATGATAAACCAGAGTGTCAAATCCTACCGGGCCCATTCTGCCATCTTCACCTGAAGGATTGCACATCGTCCGCAGCACATCACCAGTATCAAAAATGATCTCCCCAGACATCATGGTGTCCAGGTCAACCATACAAATGCCTTTGCCCAGATCATCAAAGAGCATATTGTTCAACTTGGTATCATTATGAGTCACTCTTTTGGGCAATTTTATTTCAATTTGCCACTGTAAAACATCTTCACCATTATTTTTTAAAAATTCAACTTCCTCGCTGCATCCTGCTAATCTATTACAAGGATCCTCTTCTACCACTGTAATAAATTTTTGATATCTGACAGATAAGTCATGAAAAGAAGGAATGGTATCTACCAGTGTCCCGGGATTCATACCTGCTAACTGAGAATGAAATTCACCCACCATCTTGCCTGCTTCGATAGCTTGATCAGGATGGGTCAATCTTTCATAACTGTGGCTATTTTTTATATAATGCATGATTCGCCAGAAATACCCATCAAATTCTATTGCATTTTCACCGGAAGCAGTAGTAAGGAATGATACAAATACTGCATGAGGATGCGCTATCCTGATATGATCTTCAACTTTACCGATATTTTTCATCAACGACCGGATGTCCTTAAAAACATGATGATTCAATCGTTGTATGACCAGTTTTACTTCACCAAGTACATATAGATAAGTATCGTGTATGAGCCCATCGCCAAACTTAGCGATGTCTGCAGCAGGATCTAACCCATAAGCTAAAAATAGTTCATCGGGGATCATGCCCATAAATTCTCTGGATAGACTCCTTTATCTAATAATGACTGCAAAGCTAGCATGACCGCAGGCTTGTCTTCAGGATAGGTCACTCCAAACCAGGTCGATTCAGATGGCAGCACTTCTACGGTGGCTAAATTATGTTCGATCATATAATCCATTAAGGTGGGGATATAATATTCTGATTTTGGGTCTAAACCATATTCTTGGAGAAAGGTTTTAAAATGGCGATCCATAACATTAAAATAATGAGGCACACAGCCCCACATATTCATGGAAGCAAAATCATCATCATTTAGGGGCATAGGATGCTCCGATTCGCTATCATATCGAATAATACCATCCTCAAATCGCCTGATTTTTGTCCGTTCGTTTACTGCAACCAGAAAGTTGTGCTCATCGACAGTACAAATTCCACGATTGACGGTACCATGCTCTGACAAGGTATTTCTAAGATAATATCCTACAGTACAATAAGAAGATTGGTCATTTGGCGCCAGCTTATTCAAAAAATTGGCCAACGTGATATATGATTCTGCTCCATAAAAATCATCAGCATTGATCACCCCAAAAGGCTCCCGGATAAAATCTTTGGCCACCCAGACCGCATGGGCAGTGCCCCAGGGCTTCGTCCTGTCTGGATGTATCGGAATACCAGAAGGTACCATGGCAATATCCTGGTTGACAAAATGGTACTCAACCCTACCCTCCAATTTGTGTGCAAAAGCTTTGATCATATCAGATTTGAAGCTTTCACGAATGATAAATATAATCTTTCCAAAACCCGCCTTGAGTGCATCGAAAAGAGAATAATCGATGATCGCTTCCCCATTGGGACCAAACTGGTCTAACTGTTTCAAGCCTCCGTATCTGCTACCCATGCCAGCTGCCAAAATGATCAAAGAAGGTTTCATCATTCAATATTATTATTTAGAAACCCAAAAGTATAAAACTTACTGCAAGACTCTGACTATTTGTATCTTGTTTTACCTAATCTAAAATATCAAATGGAATCAACTCAAAATCAGATTACTACTAACACACAGAAAAACAGCTTTGGCCCTATCATCATTATCGGCATCCTGTTCTTTATTTTCGGGTTTATCACCTGGGCCAATAGTTCGTTGATCCCTTACCTTAAAATAGCTTGTGAATTGACGACTTCGCAGGCCATCTTGGTCACTTTCGCCTTCTACATTTCTTATGCTTTTATGGCTTTCCCTTCCGCCTGGGTACTTAAAAAAACCGGATACAAGAATGGGATGGTGGTTGGATTATTGGTCATGGCATTAGGTGCTTTGGTCTTTATACCAGCGGCTTCAGCCAGATCCTTCGATTTGTTTTTATTTGGCTTATTTGTGATCGGTGGAGGTATGGCTTTATTGCAAACTGCTTCCAATCCATATATCACCATCCTGGGTCCGATAGAAAGTGCCGCTAAAAGAATCAGTATCATGGGTGTGTTTAATAAGGCTGCCGGTGCTTTGGCACCCATTGTGCTGGGTGCGATCATTTTGAAAGATTCAAGTGCTCTACAAGCTAGGCTTGCTACGATGGAAGCAGCGGCAAAAACGGCAGAACTGGAATTATTAGCATCAAAAGTGGTCATGCCCTATGTGTCCATCGCTATAGCATTGATCTTATTATCAATTTTTATATATAAATCAAGCATTCCTGAGATCAGGGCAGAAGGTGAAGACGACCAGGGCCCTAACACAATCAACCGCAAAAGTATATTTGACTATCCTTATCTCTGGTTGGGATTTATCACCTTATTTCTTTATGTTGGAGCAGAGGTATTATCAGGTGATATCATTCAGATCTATGGCAATAGCCTCGGTATCCCTCTTGACATTGCAAAGT encodes:
- a CDS encoding Nramp family divalent metal transporter gives rise to the protein MSKFISFKNGLSSVLVWSVISAAFIGPGTVTTCAKAGAQYGTQLIWALVFSTLATILLQELVARVSMATGKNIGDILSIKYQSNHSLNISKLLFFAIAFGCAAYESGNILGAVSGLRLIYPLPTAVYTLIIVTLCYFLLSRGSISQVSKIMGVVVFIMGLLFCYLAMTSSIDIKEILAGLQPRIPTSGGSLIIALIGTTIVPYNLFLASGLKFDQSIFQMRLGLVLAIGLGGLISIAILLSSVSVHGTFSYQSMYEAIEHKAGTTGANFFAFGLFAAGFSSSITAPLAAAVCGKSLFVNSVAKSKNNDANIYKYTWITILSIGALFGLLQIKPIPAIIAAQGINGLLLPLVCIALYLAVHDQNLLSRAYRHHPRWNYVYLFIIWIITMLGIYNVQHAILNMFAIKSFQESRIILLSVLLSLALTIILQQDHRTQSHQKNNN
- a CDS encoding aminoglycoside phosphotransferase family protein; protein product: MIPDELFLAYGLDPAADIAKFGDGLIHDTYLYVLGEVKLVIQRLNHHVFKDIRSLMKNIGKVEDHIRIAHPHAVFVSFLTTASGENAIEFDGYFWRIMHYIKNSHSYERLTHPDQAIEAGKMVGEFHSQLAGMNPGTLVDTIPSFHDLSVRYQKFITVVEEDPCNRLAGCSEEVEFLKNNGEDVLQWQIEIKLPKRVTHNDTKLNNMLFDDLGKGICMVDLDTMMSGEIIFDTGDVLRTMCNPSGEDGRMGPVGFDTLVYHNFIKGYLSATTGTLTHRELLAIPDSMVRMALEQAIRFLTDHLEGDIYYKQPYAGFNLVSVQTQIAFIKLVSRHLPLLREELSDKLLKA
- a CDS encoding nucleotidyltransferase, which encodes MKPSLIILAAGMGSRYGGLKQLDQFGPNGEAIIDYSLFDALKAGFGKIIFIIRESFKSDMIKAFAHKLEGRVEYHFVNQDIAMVPSGIPIHPDRTKPWGTAHAVWVAKDFIREPFGVINADDFYGAESYITLANFLNKLAPNDQSSYCTVGYYLRNTLSEHGTVNRGICTVDEHNFLVAVNERTKIRRFEDGIIRYDSESEHPMPLNDDDFASMNMWGCVPHYFNVMDRHFKTFLQEYGLDPKSEYYIPTLMDYMIEHNLATVEVLPSESTWFGVTYPEDKPAVMLALQSLLDKGVYPENLWA
- a CDS encoding sugar MFS transporter, with amino-acid sequence MESTQNQITTNTQKNSFGPIIIIGILFFIFGFITWANSSLIPYLKIACELTTSQAILVTFAFYISYAFMAFPSAWVLKKTGYKNGMVVGLLVMALGALVFIPAASARSFDLFLFGLFVIGGGMALLQTASNPYITILGPIESAAKRISIMGVFNKAAGALAPIVLGAIILKDSSALQARLATMEAAAKTAELELLASKVVMPYVSIAIALILLSIFIYKSSIPEIRAEGEDDQGPNTINRKSIFDYPYLWLGFITLFLYVGAEVLSGDIIQIYGNSLGIPLDIAKYFTTYTMIGLLTGYIIGIFTIPKYLSQSTALKGSAVLGLIFSALAMFTDGYMSVLFIALLGLANALIWPAIWPLAIEGLGKFTRTGSALLIVGIAGGAIIPRVWAILGESIGLKSAFVILIPCYLFVLYFATYGHKIGKTVTSK